ATTCCGACCCCCTTCATGGTTTCAACTGAAGAAATGGCAGCTAAGTTTTTAAATGAGCCATCTGTAAAGGAATTTCTTGATCTCGCTAAATTATCAAAATATGTGGTTGTAGGAATTGGCGGTATTTATCCGGATGCAACAATTATACTTGAAGAAAAAATGACCATTAATGAACTGACTCACATTAAACAGCAAAATGCTGTAGGAGATATATTAGGTCAGTTTTTTAATAGAAACGGGGAAGTTCTGGATTTGCCTCATCATGCCAGATTGATAGGTACAAAGCTCTCAACACTTAAAGAAATGAACAATGTCATTGCAGTAGCGGGAGGTGATAAGAAAGTAGAAGCGATTTACGGCGCTTTGAAAGGTAAATATATCCATACTATGATTACAGATGAATCAACTGCAGAATCTCTAATTAAAATGGAGGTGGAAAGCAAGAATGAATTACATTCTGGCGCTTGATGCGGGCACAGGGAGTGTCCGTGCAGTTTTATTTGATTTAGAAGGTAACCAGGCATCTGTTTCACAGGCGGAATGGACTCATTTATCAGATGAAAATTATCCAGGCTCAATGGACTTTGACTGGAGCAAGAATTGGGAGCTAACTGTAAGATGTATAAAGAATTTGTTAGAAGAAAGCAACATAGATCCACATGAGATTAAAGCTATCAGCGCTACTAGTATGAGGGAGGGATTTGTGCTATACGATGAAAACGGAGAGGAGATATGGGCTTGTGCAAACGTAGATGCACGCGCTTCAGAGGAAGTTAAATTGCTTAAATCAATAGATTCAGACCTAGAACAGAAAATCTATGAACTATCTGGACAAACTTTTGCTTTGGGCGCTCTTCCCAGATTGTTGTGGCTGAAGAATCATAAACCTGAACTTTACGAAAAAGCTGCATCTATTTCAATGATAAATGACTGGATTCTTTATAAGTTGTCTGGAGAATTAAAGGCAGATCCTTCCAATGGCTGTACCACTGGCATCTTCGATTTAAGTAAACGCACATGGACTTCCGCAGTCACTGATCTTTGCGGAATAAAAAGCAGTATATTCCCTCAAGTAAAAGAAGCTGGCACCATTCTTGGCACAGTCACAAATGAAAGCGCATCCATAACAAGCTTGAAACCTGGCACCCTGGTGATTTCAGGTGGAGGTGATGCACAAATGGCATCGGTCGGAGTGGGTGCAGTCCGTAAGCACCAAACCGTTATTTCGGGCGGATCGTTTTGGCAGCAAGAGGTGAATATCGATAAGCCGCTGGTTGACAGACATGGGCGTATCCGTGTGAACTGTCATGCTGTACCAGACTTATGGCAAATTGAAACAATAGCTTTTTTTCCGGGACTTGTGATGCGGTGGTTTCGGGATGCTTTCTGTGATAGTGAGAAAGAACAAGCAGCTGCTTCCGGGAAAGATGCTTATGAAATACTAGAAGAAAAAGCAAAAGATGTACCAATTGGGTCTCATGGAATTATGCCTATTTTTTCAGACGTCATGAATTACATGTCTTGGCGACATGCATCACCTTCCTTTATCAACCTTAGTCTAGATCCTCACAAAGCAGGCAAAAAAGAAATGTTTAAATCACTCCAAGAAAACGCCGCCTTAATCACCCTAGGAAATCTAAAAATCATTCAAGAAGAAACTGGATTCTATCCAAAAGAAGTTATTTTTGCAGGTGGAGCTTCAAAAGGGAAACTATGGAGCCAAACATTGGCTGATGTTTTGGGGATTCCAGTGAAAATCCCTGCAGTAAAAGAAGCAGCTGCGCTAGGTACAGCTTTATTTGCAGGGATTGGTGCAGGTCTATATTCCGATATCTACGAAGCCGTTGAGAAAGTAGTAAAGTGGGATCGTATTCACACCCCTAATCCTGTCAGTCATGAAAAATACCTTGTTATTTATGAACATTGGAGAAATATTTATATCGAGCAGCTGCGCATTGCCGACAGTGGATTAACAAATCACATGTGGAAGGCTCCAGGCCTATAAAATTCACTTTGAAGGGAGGTGAATAGATGAAAAAAGTGAATGAAAATGACTTTGAATATCGCTTTGGAGATAACGGGCCCAAATACTTACTTCAAGGCCCTAATGTTGATATAGGGATTGTTGTTTTAAAACCGGGTCAGGATTTTCCCAATCACTATCATACAACCTGTGAAGAGGATTTCTATATTCTTGAAGGATCGATAGATTTTTATATTAATAATAATAAATATACGGCAAAGCCAGGAGATTTAATCCAATGCCGGCCTGGTGATTCTCATTATCTGTTCAATAATTCATCTGAGATATTTAAGGCTGTATTTATTAAGTCACCTCATATAACTGAAAAAGATTCCGTCATTGTTGATAACCCTATCATTAATTAAGGAGAGGATAGATTATGAGTTGGGGATTTAGAAATCGTTTGAATAAAATATTGCCGGATGGAAGAGCTGTCATGCTGGCTATTGATCATGGTTATTTTCTAGGACCAATCAGCGGGCTGGAAAAGCCGGGAGAGACGGTAAAAGAACTGCTGCCTTATACAGATTCTTTATACTTAACCAGAGGGACGCTTGCTGCAAGTATTTCCGATAACACTGAAAAGCCTATGGTCCTGCGAATTTCTGGAGGGCCAACAGTAGTTGGGAAAGACCTGGCAAACGAAACGATTGTCACATCAATAAAAGAAGCAATTCGTCATAATGTTGTTGGAGTGGGTGTTTCTGTGTTTGTTGGTTCAGAATATGAAACTCAAACAATTACAAATCTTGCACATGCTGTAACAGATGCACATGACTTTGGGCTGCCTGTTCTAGGTATTACAGCAGTTGGGAAAGAGCTTGAAAAGAGGGATGCCCGCTTCCTTGCTTTAGCATCGAGGGTAACGGCGGAAATGGGAGCAGATATTGTCAAAACCTATTACTGTGATGATTTTGAAAAAGTCACTAGTAAATGTCCAGTTCCAATCGTTATAGCTGGGGGACCTAAATTTGATACTATTCGCGAAGCATTGGAAATTACCTATAATGCAATGGAGCAAGGTGCGGCTGGAGTTGATATGGGCCGCAATATTTGGCAATCATCCCATCCTACAGCCATGATTAAAGCGATCCATTCAATTGTTAAACAAAATTACTCTGTCAATGAAGCTGTTGAGTTATATGAATCTGTTACAAGAGTTAAGACATCATAAATCTTTCAAAATCTTGAAGGTGAATAATGCAGGCAGCGAGACACTGTAAAGGCAGTGTCTTTTTTATTTTTACTCTAATTTTACAAAAAGCCTGTTTTAATTAAAAATGAGTTTCATTGCCGAAATTATGTGGTAATTCAATAGAGTAAATATAATAGAACGGAAGGATGAATCAATTGGACAAGCACTCTAAAAACAGCAAGGACGAACAGTTAGAAGCCTACCGGGTTGATGATACAGGGAAAAAGCTGACAACGAATCAGGGGCTGCGTGTTTCAGATGATGAGCATTCTTTGAAAGCGGGTGTCAGGGGCCCAACACTTATGGAAGATTTTCATTTCAGGGAAAAGATGACTCATTTTGATCATGAGCGCATTCCTGAACGAATTGTGCATGCTATGGGCTACGGGGCTCATGGTTATTTTCAGGTTTACGAGCCGATGAAAGAGTTCACAAAAGCTAAATTTCTTCAGGATCCATCTGTTAAAACACCTGTATTTGTCCGTTTTTCAACGGTGGCGGGCTCCAGGGGTTCAGGTGATACAGTAAGAGATGCAAGAGGATTTGCAACGAAGTTCTATACGGAAGAAGGAAATTATGATCTAGTCGGAAATAACATTCCGGTTTTCTTCATTCAGGATGCGATTAAGTTTCCGGATTTGGTGCACGCACTAAAACCTGAACCGCATAATGAAATGCCTCAGGCATCTACTGCTCACGATACGTTTTGGGATTTCATTGCTAACAATCAGGAATCAGCACATATGATTATGTGGGCAATGTCCGACCGGGCAATCCCGCGAAGCTACCGGATGATGGAGGGATTTGGCGTACATACCTTCAGATTTGTAAACGAGGAAGGAAAGGGCCGCTTTGTTAAATTCCACTGGAAGCCGAAGCTTGGTGTTCATTCTCTTGTCTGGGATGAAGCTCAAAAGCTTGCAGGAAAAGATCCTGATTTTCATAGAAGAGATCTTTATGAAGCGATTGAAAATGGAGATTATCCAGAGTATGAGCTTGGCGTTCAAATCATAGAAGAAGAGGATGAATTTAACTTCGACTTTGACATTCTCGATCCGACAAAACTATGGCCGGAGGAAATCATTCCTGTAAAATTGATTGGAAAAATGACATTGGACCGCAACCAGGATAACGTATTTGCAGAAACTGAACAGGTTGCGTTTCATCCGGGAAGTGTAGTACCCGGCATTGATTTTTCAAATGATCCTTTGCTTCAGGGGCGTTTATTTTCATATACAGATACACAGCTCTCAAGACTTGGCGGTCCAAACTTCCATGAGCTTCCGATCAATCGTCCCGTCTGTCCGTTCCATAACAACCAAAGAGACGGCATGCACCGCATGACGATCAATCGCGGTCAGACGGCTTATCATAAGAATTCACTTGCTCAAAATGACCCTCGTCCCGCTGCTGAAGAAGAAGGAGGCTATGTCCATTATCAGGAAAAGGTAGAGGGAAGTAAAATCCGTCAGCGCAGTGAAAGCTTTAAGGATCATTTTTCACAGGCTAAGCTGTTCTGGAACAGCATGACGGAAATTGAAAAGCAGCATATCATCTCAGCTTTCCGCTTTGAGCTCGGAAAAGTGAAGAGCAAAGATGTTCAGCAGCAGGTTGTGGACATGATCAGTTCTATAGATATGAGGCTTGCAAAAGAAGTCGCAGCAGGCCTTGGAGCTGCCGTCAATAATGCTGCTTTAGAGTCAGGTGCAACGAACTCATCACCTGCACTCAGTCAGGAAAAAACAATAAAAGTTCCGGACACACGCAAAGTAGCGGTACTAGTTGAGGACGGATACATTGCTGCTCAACTAAATCCATTCTTAAGTGCTTTAGAAGAAGCAGGTATGACGCCAGAAGTGGTCAGTCACACCCTGAGCCCGCTTAAAAGTGATGACGGTCACGAGCTTGAAGTGGACCATACTTTCCTAACCAGTGATTCCGTTTTATTTGACTCCATTTACATTGCAGGAGGTACTAAAAGCAGGGATCTCTTACTGCAGAAAAAAGAAGCGATTGCATTCTTGAAAGAAGGCTTCAGCCATTTCAAAGCGATTGGGGCAGCATATGAAGCTGCCGAGATTCTAGAGGCAGCAGGAATTGGCAATGGTTCAGGCGTAGTAGTTGCTGGAGAAGCAGAAAAAGCGGCGACTTTCTCCGATGCATTTATTGCAGCTGCAGCCGAGCACCGCCACTGGGACAGAGAAGTTTAATAGAAGAAAAGGCACTGTTTTCTCAGTGTCTTTTTTTGCATAAAAAAAGAGAAAGAACGCAGGGCTCTTTCTCCAAATATAGGTATTGTTAGGATGAACAAAGGTTAAATGTGGTTGATTTTCATGCATTTATCGCATGTATTGCCATAACACTCATGCTGTTCTTCAATTTTATCCCCGCACTCCAAACACTTCTTTGCAGGCAGGTTTTTGAAAAATTCAGTCATTTTAACTAACATTGGTATCCCCTCCAAGTTGTTGTTACTGTTATTGTATTATAACAGATGGTAACATGTCAACATCTGTTTTGTAACAATGTCATAAAACATGCAATTTTTTATAAAAATGGGTATATTGAGAGGTAGGAATAAAAATAAAGGAGGATTGTAATGAAGGTAACAGTTGTTGGTTTTTGGGGCGGGTATCCTGCTGTTAATGAGGCGACATCAGGATATCTTTTTGAATCGGACGGGTTTAGGCTGCTTGTAGACTGCGGAAGTGCTGTTTTATCACAGCTGCAGAATTATGTGAAGCCTGAAGAACTTGATGCTGTCATTCTTTCCCACTATCACCATGACCATATTTCAGATGTGGGACCTCTGCAATTTGCAAGGCTGATTGCAGCGTATTTAAAAAAGAGCAATAAAGCACTGCCGATCTATGGACATGCTGCCAATCAGAAGGAATTTGCAGGACTTACATATAAAGATGCAACAATAGGGAAGGCTTATAATCCAAATGAACAGATTCAAATCGGTCCTTTCACCATTTGTTTTTTAAGAACAAAGCATCCGGTTGACTGCTTTGCAATGAGGATTTCTGATGGTGCTGCAGAAGTCGTTTATACAGCTGACTCAAGTTTCATTGATGAGTTTATTCCCTTTTCGGAAAATGCAGACCTGCTTCTTTGTGAGTGCAATTTTTACGGAGAGATGGATGGGTCAGGTGCAGGCCATATGAATAGCTACGATGCAGCTAACCTGGCGAGCCGTGCTTCCGTAAAGGAATTAATGCTTACTCATTTGCCGCATTTCGGTAATCATTTGGACTTAGTGGGAGAAGCCAAGACCATATATAAAGGCCCTGTCCGCCTTGCTGCTTCCGGC
The window above is part of the Metabacillus dongyingensis genome. Proteins encoded here:
- the lsrK gene encoding autoinducer-2 kinase, which encodes MNYILALDAGTGSVRAVLFDLEGNQASVSQAEWTHLSDENYPGSMDFDWSKNWELTVRCIKNLLEESNIDPHEIKAISATSMREGFVLYDENGEEIWACANVDARASEEVKLLKSIDSDLEQKIYELSGQTFALGALPRLLWLKNHKPELYEKAASISMINDWILYKLSGELKADPSNGCTTGIFDLSKRTWTSAVTDLCGIKSSIFPQVKEAGTILGTVTNESASITSLKPGTLVISGGGDAQMASVGVGAVRKHQTVISGGSFWQQEVNIDKPLVDRHGRIRVNCHAVPDLWQIETIAFFPGLVMRWFRDAFCDSEKEQAAASGKDAYEILEEKAKDVPIGSHGIMPIFSDVMNYMSWRHASPSFINLSLDPHKAGKKEMFKSLQENAALITLGNLKIIQEETGFYPKEVIFAGGASKGKLWSQTLADVLGIPVKIPAVKEAAALGTALFAGIGAGLYSDIYEAVEKVVKWDRIHTPNPVSHEKYLVIYEHWRNIYIEQLRIADSGLTNHMWKAPGL
- a CDS encoding cupin domain-containing protein; translation: MKKVNENDFEYRFGDNGPKYLLQGPNVDIGIVVLKPGQDFPNHYHTTCEEDFYILEGSIDFYINNNKYTAKPGDLIQCRPGDSHYLFNNSSEIFKAVFIKSPHITEKDSVIVDNPIIN
- the lsrF gene encoding 3-hydroxy-5-phosphonooxypentane-2,4-dione thiolase — translated: MSWGFRNRLNKILPDGRAVMLAIDHGYFLGPISGLEKPGETVKELLPYTDSLYLTRGTLAASISDNTEKPMVLRISGGPTVVGKDLANETIVTSIKEAIRHNVVGVGVSVFVGSEYETQTITNLAHAVTDAHDFGLPVLGITAVGKELEKRDARFLALASRVTAEMGADIVKTYYCDDFEKVTSKCPVPIVIAGGPKFDTIREALEITYNAMEQGAAGVDMGRNIWQSSHPTAMIKAIHSIVKQNYSVNEAVELYESVTRVKTS
- a CDS encoding catalase, which translates into the protein MNQLDKHSKNSKDEQLEAYRVDDTGKKLTTNQGLRVSDDEHSLKAGVRGPTLMEDFHFREKMTHFDHERIPERIVHAMGYGAHGYFQVYEPMKEFTKAKFLQDPSVKTPVFVRFSTVAGSRGSGDTVRDARGFATKFYTEEGNYDLVGNNIPVFFIQDAIKFPDLVHALKPEPHNEMPQASTAHDTFWDFIANNQESAHMIMWAMSDRAIPRSYRMMEGFGVHTFRFVNEEGKGRFVKFHWKPKLGVHSLVWDEAQKLAGKDPDFHRRDLYEAIENGDYPEYELGVQIIEEEDEFNFDFDILDPTKLWPEEIIPVKLIGKMTLDRNQDNVFAETEQVAFHPGSVVPGIDFSNDPLLQGRLFSYTDTQLSRLGGPNFHELPINRPVCPFHNNQRDGMHRMTINRGQTAYHKNSLAQNDPRPAAEEEGGYVHYQEKVEGSKIRQRSESFKDHFSQAKLFWNSMTEIEKQHIISAFRFELGKVKSKDVQQQVVDMISSIDMRLAKEVAAGLGAAVNNAALESGATNSSPALSQEKTIKVPDTRKVAVLVEDGYIAAQLNPFLSALEEAGMTPEVVSHTLSPLKSDDGHELEVDHTFLTSDSVLFDSIYIAGGTKSRDLLLQKKEAIAFLKEGFSHFKAIGAAYEAAEILEAAGIGNGSGVVVAGEAEKAATFSDAFIAAAAEHRHWDREV
- the yhfH gene encoding protein YhfH, which gives rise to MLVKMTEFFKNLPAKKCLECGDKIEEQHECYGNTCDKCMKINHI
- a CDS encoding MBL fold metallo-hydrolase; this translates as MKVTVVGFWGGYPAVNEATSGYLFESDGFRLLVDCGSAVLSQLQNYVKPEELDAVILSHYHHDHISDVGPLQFARLIAAYLKKSNKALPIYGHAANQKEFAGLTYKDATIGKAYNPNEQIQIGPFTICFLRTKHPVDCFAMRISDGAAEVVYTADSSFIDEFIPFSENADLLLCECNFYGEMDGSGAGHMNSYDAANLASRASVKELMLTHLPHFGNHLDLVGEAKTIYKGPVRLAASGLQWTQEN